One Ostrea edulis chromosome 6, xbOstEdul1.1, whole genome shotgun sequence genomic window, catcaatatatctaaaagtcgaattgaaggtcacagcgagagattcttccttctcacgtagaagtttttgaataaattctgcttcatatgaatataaaaacaggtcagctaacaaaggagcacaattcgtgcccatgggaattccaacagactgttggaagacctgatcaccaaagaccacgtagatattgtcaatgaggaactctagcatattttttttatttcaacttcagagtacttgtgcgtggaatcagagtggtgtttaacaaagtaagtttttgaatgactgatcactagatatgaatatttccgttttccgtttttgttgaagaagcaactgtctatgatgtcaaaaagtctagtctttaatttatcgtgaggaatggtcgtgtatagtgttgaaaagttataggttttaatgctattgatttgggaaaaattctgtgatttcaagtttactaaaagttctttagaattttttagaatccacattgattaacaccacttctggcatatgtagtcgcacagtaagtttgaagtttctccttcacagctgttaacatctgctgtgacacgggacctcgtttttttctgtctcatccgaaggaccgcccatttagtcgcctcttacgacaagtaagtggtactgaggatctattctaaccccgaTCCCCACGGGGTACAAGAatatgatgaagagaattaaggtcaaaggtcataaaatggaaacttcgaattttatatacatacccatcattttctaatatgacgggatctttatcgtgccacacctgctgtgacatgggacttcggtttttgcggtctgatccgaaggaccgccccatctagtcgcctcttacgacaaacaaggccgaagggggtactgaggacctattctaacctgaatCCCCACGGGAGTAGAACAAAGATCTTTACTGGTAATCTAAAATACTTTAATTTGTatgcatttaaatatatcacttACTTTCAATTActaaaaaatgtacatgcatcGTATTTAACAAAAACGTTCTTATAACCTCTTTCTACAGTTTAGATATAATTCTTGATATTGGGTTGTTCCGATAGGAgcatgcgttgaccaatatctgtctatcgactcgAACTTCACAGCAGACATATATAAGATAATTCCCAaaaatctgggggggggggagtatttCTTAATACTCAGCTCCAAAtactaaataaaatgtattgtaaGAGGTTTTGAATACTCAATTGGTTCTGTAAATGTTTACTataatcaaggccctctgaaaattatgcgattaattacttatgaaattttatcagaggtattgtagtacacatttattaaatatcaaaagattttgcaatttatttctccgagagtggaagaaattattgcatcttttatcgtttacatttttctaatttgaaaattttaggggacACGCTCCGGATGCGTGTAAAGTGTTGATAAATCATATGTTTTCATGTTGTTGTTTTGTGGTTTCAAATTTACTAGaagttcttcagaattttttagaatccacattttatTTACACCACCTCAGGTATATTTTGTGGTATAATACGCTTAAATTTTCTCCTCTATAACTGTTATTATTTTTCGTGAAAAACAACGATACGGCttagtagaacatttactggatccagcaatgtttCTTAGTAAGGGTTAATTTTGATGTTTCGGGATCCAGTATAACCGCTACAGTAAATAATTAAGCTTACACGGGATCATGTACAGTAAGTGGGAATGCAGAAGAAAcgccattttttctctctcagcCAATCAAAAGCAATGTAGGCCATTTTGAATTTGGATTGATTCAAAAGTAACAATATCACCGCGGGACAACTTGGGAATTATTGGTATCAATTATGGTGACTTGGTATGACGTCATATTTGAGATAGATGTTGACCAGCCTTTTGTCAGATCCCGACGTCTCCTAGGCGGACGTCAATCTCCTAACAGAtgtgttaaaatacattttgtttttttgtttttgtatatttattttatacgTATAAATCGGTGGTAATAAACATTTTCAAGAATATGGAATCACAATAATGTCAAATCTTCATCCATTATAAATCATTCTATACATACGATGTCACTGTATTATTGTTCATCCATGGATTTGCATCACAATGTGTTGAACGATCAAAGGCACGAATTGGGGAGGATCTCCCATTGTCGGACGGCATAACCCCCACAAAATTTTTCTTTCCCAAAGATGGTGCAATCGTAATGGCGTACATGTTGCTTCTATAGCAACGCGATCCCGAAAAGCACAATACTTCCCGACATCCTCTTCTGAAGTTTGCGTTGTACACAAAATACAACAAAGGCTTAATCAATCCAGTAAGAAACACTAGCCACATACAAATTCGGACAATAAGATTCTTGTGTGGAATTTTCTGAAAGCAAAATATTGCGCTGGTCATATACAAAGGTAAATAGGATAAGAAGGTGGCTGATGTAATCAACATCAAAAGCTTCACCATGGTCCCTTTCGTCCGTGAAACAATATTGGTCGTCCTTTGGAACTTACAACATGCACCCATTTTCCAAATATGGAAAAAAACTTTTGAGTACAAAACACCTATCACAATCACGGGAAATATATACTGGAACAGGACTATTGATAGCATGTATAAAACAGATAAAATATCTGTGTTTGTGATATTTACGTATGATCTACAGTCGGCTTTTTGACCTGGTGACTCTATTTCTTGAAATACATAAAGACATATAATACTGTGAATTGAAATCGTGATGCAACTTGCAATAATCATCCGCTTTGCAGTACCTCTTCTAATTTTGAAGCTAAGTGGATAAATGATTGTGTAATATCTATCTAAACAGATAGAAAGCAGTAGATATGTGACCAGGCCTGGGATTGTAAATTGCAGAAAACGAACTATACGGCACATTGCGTCGGAGAAAATCCAACCCCCGGCAAGATGTTGGCCAATAACAAAAGGCATCACTGAGAATGTAAACAAGATATCTGCAATGGACAGGGAAGTGACAAAATAGTTCGTTGTAGATTGAACTCGACGACTTCGACGTATCA contains:
- the LOC125647857 gene encoding probable G-protein coupled receptor 19, with the protein product MNASRDQEQDIATGSVKVEVLGFILLAIFNVVCNIVVCVVIRRSRRVQSTTNYFVTSLSIADILFTFSVMPFVIGQHLAGGWIFSDAMCRIVRFLQFTIPGLVTYLLLSICLDRYYTIIYPLSFKIRRGTAKRMIIASCITISIHSIICLYVFQEIESPGQKADCRSYVNITNTDILSVLYMLSIVLFQYIFPVIVIGVLYSKVFFHIWKMGACCKFQRTTNIVSRTKGTMVKLLMLITSATFLSYLPLYMTSAIFCFQKIPHKNLIVRICMWLVFLTGLIKPLLYFVYNANFRRGCREVLCFSGSRCYRSNMYAITIAPSLGKKNFVGVMPSDNGRSSPIRAFDRSTHCDANPWMNNNTVTSYV